A portion of the Rhodococcus pseudokoreensis genome contains these proteins:
- a CDS encoding TIGR02677 family protein: MKLFSFATAEKRAEYLWVLRAFDHARANYIVLLHAGDVARILDGLAGDDPAGQLGAGDVTPLLEQLHVWEVLERSYDGTRAATLAEYRNRHFVYQFSQAGYQVFRAVEDALAARLDDASLSRLALPDLLADMNDLAAANRAADNDLVYRKLNRLDATLSDMAGRAAQFYLTLGDLVRTTEITPETFMSHKDALLTHMREFSSDLSRYAPKLAAAIALVEDTGVESMVARAAASDERVFLDVEEREADWRARWAGLTHWFVGSEAGPSESERLREGTMSAIAAVLSLLRRVTETRKGGVSRESQLRHLAGWFAATPNEDAAHALFQAVFDLGRPRHLSMVHPDADIIPDTRSWWEAQPVEISRTLAETGRPPSPGLPARVQRNEGSVRRLREEQLTAQRLRAAAAQSLARGGVYERELDESETDVLLSLLNAALTARVPVSGRVKSSTGSENGVKLTLSPHSESTVVHTARGRLHLDGLQVSVR, encoded by the coding sequence CTGAAACTGTTCTCCTTCGCCACCGCGGAGAAGCGGGCGGAGTACCTGTGGGTGCTGCGGGCCTTCGATCACGCCCGCGCCAACTACATCGTGCTGCTCCACGCGGGCGACGTCGCCCGCATCCTGGACGGCCTCGCCGGCGACGACCCGGCCGGGCAACTCGGCGCCGGCGACGTCACTCCCCTGCTCGAGCAACTCCACGTCTGGGAAGTACTCGAGCGCAGCTACGACGGAACGCGCGCCGCGACGCTCGCCGAGTACCGGAACCGGCATTTCGTGTATCAATTCAGTCAGGCTGGCTACCAGGTGTTCCGGGCCGTCGAGGACGCACTCGCGGCCCGGCTCGACGACGCGTCGCTGTCCCGGCTGGCGCTCCCCGACCTCCTCGCCGACATGAACGACCTGGCCGCGGCGAATCGCGCCGCCGACAACGACCTGGTGTACAGGAAACTCAACCGACTCGACGCGACGCTGTCCGACATGGCCGGACGCGCAGCCCAGTTCTATCTGACCCTGGGCGACCTCGTCCGCACCACGGAGATCACCCCCGAGACGTTCATGTCCCACAAGGACGCTCTCCTCACACACATGCGCGAGTTCAGCTCCGACCTGTCGCGGTATGCGCCGAAGCTCGCCGCGGCCATCGCGCTCGTGGAAGACACCGGCGTCGAGTCGATGGTGGCGCGGGCCGCCGCCAGCGACGAGCGGGTGTTCCTCGATGTCGAAGAGCGCGAAGCCGATTGGCGCGCCCGGTGGGCCGGTTTGACGCACTGGTTCGTCGGGAGCGAGGCGGGTCCGAGCGAGTCGGAACGCCTGCGCGAGGGCACGATGAGCGCCATCGCCGCCGTCCTGTCGCTGTTGCGCCGCGTCACCGAGACCCGCAAGGGCGGCGTCAGCAGGGAGAGCCAATTGCGGCACCTCGCAGGCTGGTTCGCTGCGACTCCGAACGAGGACGCCGCGCACGCCCTGTTCCAGGCCGTGTTCGACCTCGGGCGTCCGCGCCACCTCTCGATGGTGCATCCGGACGCCGACATCATCCCCGACACCCGGTCGTGGTGGGAGGCGCAGCCCGTGGAGATCTCCCGCACACTGGCCGAGACCGGACGTCCCCCGTCCCCCGGTCTGCCCGCGCGGGTGCAGCGCAACGAGGGCAGCGTGCGCCGCCTGCGGGAGGAACAGCTGACCGCACAACGACTTCGCGCGGCCGCCGCCCAATCGCTCGCCAGGGGCGGAGTCTACGAGCGGGAACTCGACGAGTCCGAAACCGACGTGCTGCTGAGCCTGCTGAACGCCGCACTGACGGCGCGGGTACCGGTCAGCGGCCGCGTCAAGAGCAGCACCGGATCGGAGAACGGCGTGAAGCTCACCCTCAGCCCGCACAGCGAATCGACGGTGGTGCACACCGCCCGAGGACGTCTGCACCTCGACGGACTGCAGGTGAGCGTTCGGTGA
- a CDS encoding class I SAM-dependent methyltransferase: MTQHSHHHGGHHGGHTSAHEAALPDLLDLDAEIFGSYLDQVADWAGLRVRETPHRVVDVGAGTGAGSLTLARRFPAAEVVAIDRSEVMLERIRTAAHAQGLADRVSGVHADLNAGWPAVEAADVVWAASSLHEVADPDRVLRDMYAALNPDGVLVVVEMDALPRLLPDDLGMGRPGLESRCHEALARMDWNAHPNWRGHIERAGFVDVEERNFTSEATPAPPSAGRYAHTFLSRVRSALDGRLAVDDRDTLDRLLSDDGPDSVLHRGDLTVRGSRTAWIARR; the protein is encoded by the coding sequence ATGACACAGCATTCGCATCACCACGGCGGGCACCATGGCGGGCACACCTCGGCCCACGAAGCCGCTCTGCCGGATCTCCTCGACCTGGACGCCGAGATCTTCGGCTCCTACCTCGACCAGGTGGCCGACTGGGCCGGGCTGCGCGTCCGAGAGACCCCGCACCGGGTCGTCGACGTGGGCGCGGGAACGGGCGCCGGCAGCCTGACGCTGGCTCGGCGGTTCCCCGCCGCCGAGGTCGTCGCGATCGACAGGTCGGAGGTGATGCTCGAGCGCATCCGCACCGCCGCCCACGCGCAGGGCCTGGCCGACCGCGTGAGCGGCGTGCACGCCGATCTGAATGCCGGCTGGCCCGCGGTCGAGGCCGCCGACGTCGTGTGGGCGGCTTCCTCGTTACACGAGGTCGCCGACCCCGACCGGGTACTCCGCGACATGTACGCCGCGCTGAACCCCGACGGCGTACTGGTGGTCGTCGAGATGGACGCGCTGCCCCGACTCCTGCCCGACGACCTGGGCATGGGCCGCCCGGGCCTGGAGTCGCGCTGCCACGAGGCCCTGGCGCGGATGGATTGGAACGCGCACCCGAACTGGCGGGGCCACATCGAGCGGGCCGGTTTCGTGGACGTCGAGGAGCGCAATTTCACCAGCGAGGCAACCCCGGCCCCGCCGAGCGCCGGACGCTACGCACACACGTTTCTGAGCCGTGTTCGCTCCGCCCTCGACGGACGACTGGCCGTCGACGATCGCGACACTCTCGATCGCCTCCTCTCGGACGACGGCCCCGACAGCGTCCTGCACCGCGGCGACCTGACGGTCCGCGGCAGCCGGACGGCCTGGATCGCCCGACGGTGA
- a CDS encoding helix-turn-helix domain-containing protein has translation MTQELGLDGVIRQRIRGLRLARGWSLDALAARCFLSPSTLSRIETGHRRIALDQLVPIARALGTTLDQLVESVDDEDVVIRPMPEQARGLTTWLLSRERALHGATVAKMRITPERPAGPDHVCVHPGHEWFTVLSGTARLQLGERTILIEAGAAAEFSTMVPHSIGAHDGPVEILTIFDHDGERAHLHAADDAPPA, from the coding sequence ATGACGCAAGAACTCGGGTTGGACGGTGTGATCCGGCAGCGCATCCGGGGCCTACGGCTGGCCCGCGGCTGGTCCCTCGACGCGCTGGCCGCCCGCTGCTTCCTCAGTCCGTCCACGCTGAGCCGCATCGAGACGGGCCACCGCAGGATCGCTCTCGACCAACTGGTTCCGATCGCGCGGGCTCTCGGCACCACGCTCGATCAGCTCGTCGAGTCCGTCGACGACGAGGACGTGGTGATCCGGCCGATGCCCGAACAGGCGCGAGGACTCACGACCTGGTTGCTGTCCCGCGAACGCGCCCTCCACGGCGCGACCGTGGCGAAGATGCGTATCACCCCCGAAAGGCCCGCGGGCCCGGACCACGTCTGTGTGCACCCCGGGCACGAGTGGTTCACGGTCCTGTCGGGGACTGCCCGCCTGCAACTGGGGGAGCGGACCATCCTGATCGAAGCCGGTGCCGCAGCGGAGTTCTCGACCATGGTGCCGCACTCCATCGGAGCCCACGACGGTCCGGTGGAGATTCTCACGATCTTCGACCACGACGGGGAGCGGGCACACCTGCACGCCGCGGACGACGCCCCGCCGGCGTGA
- a CDS encoding helix-turn-helix domain-containing protein, giving the protein MPNVPGHPEAIVRPTAGEPGFEVERVAPRADLAEFVDYHWLVRWSVPKPHRQQVVPQPRIHVAAEDGQLLVHGISRSPFYRTLTGDGHVLGAAFHAGGFRPLLKCSLGAISGTVQPGRDLLTGDDRPVAEHILAGTDSAEMIDVFERYLLRTDPVPDPTGREVTTLVGDAQRRRDVVRADQLAAHAGCSLRTLQRLFTEYVGIGPKWVIQRFRILDAAAAAHSGERIDWSALAYELGFSDQAHLTRVFTQVVGTPPATYQRAHGLL; this is encoded by the coding sequence GTGCCGAATGTGCCAGGACACCCCGAGGCGATCGTCCGCCCCACCGCCGGCGAACCCGGTTTCGAGGTCGAACGGGTCGCTCCCCGAGCGGATTTGGCCGAGTTCGTCGACTACCACTGGCTGGTGCGGTGGTCGGTGCCGAAGCCGCATCGGCAGCAGGTGGTTCCTCAGCCGCGCATTCATGTCGCCGCAGAGGACGGACAGCTGCTGGTGCACGGGATCTCCCGGTCGCCGTTCTACCGAACATTGACGGGAGACGGCCACGTGCTGGGAGCCGCCTTCCACGCCGGCGGGTTCCGGCCTCTGCTGAAGTGCAGTCTCGGTGCGATCTCGGGAACCGTCCAGCCCGGACGGGATCTGCTCACCGGTGACGATCGCCCGGTCGCGGAACACATCCTCGCCGGCACCGACAGCGCGGAGATGATCGACGTCTTCGAGCGGTACCTTCTGCGCACCGATCCCGTTCCGGACCCCACGGGACGGGAGGTCACGACCCTGGTCGGCGACGCCCAGCGCCGCCGGGACGTCGTCCGCGCAGACCAGCTCGCCGCACACGCCGGCTGCAGCCTGCGCACCCTGCAACGGCTGTTCACCGAATACGTCGGGATCGGCCCGAAGTGGGTGATCCAGCGGTTTCGCATCCTCGACGCGGCCGCCGCCGCCCACTCGGGCGAGAGGATCGACTGGTCGGCGCTCGCCTACGAATTGGGGTTCAGCGACCAGGCCCACCTGACGCGGGTCTTCACGCAGGTCGTCGGCACACCGCCCGCCACGTATCAGCGCGCGCACGGCCTGCTGTAG